One region of Sebastes fasciatus isolate fSebFas1 chromosome 1, fSebFas1.pri, whole genome shotgun sequence genomic DNA includes:
- the LOC141766540 gene encoding uncharacterized protein LOC141766540 yields the protein MIKMLRCTRPDLLCVKTLLLCTGYKGSNDSAAGYKGSDDSAAGYKGSDDSAAGYKGSDESAAGYKGSDDSAAGYKGSNDSVAGYKGSNDSAAGCKGSYDSAAGYKGSNDSAAGYKGSNDSAKGYKGSDVSVAGYKGSDDSAAGYKGSNDSAAGYKGSNDSTAGYKGSNDSATGYKGSDDSAAGYKDSNDSVAGYKGSNDSAAGCKGSYDSVAGYKGSNDSAAGYKGSNDSAKGYKGSNDSAKGYKGSDVSVAGYKGSDDSAAGYKGSNDSAAGYKGSNDSAAGYKGSNDSTAGYKGSYDSAAGYKGSDD from the exons ATGATTAAAATGCTGCGTTGCACTCGTCCTGATCTCCTCTGTGTCAAGACTCTTCTTCTTTGTACAGGTTATAAAG GTTCTAATGACTCAGCGGCAGGTTATAAAG GTTCTGATGACTCAGCGGCAGGTTATAAAGGTTCTGATGACTCAGCGGCAGGTTATAAAGGTTCTGATGAGTCAGCGGCAGGTTATAAAGGTTCTGATGACTCAGCGGCAGGTTATAAAGGTTCTAACGACTCAGTGGCAGGTTATAAAGGTTCTAATGACTCAGCGGCAGGTTGTAAAGGTTCTTATGACTCAGCGGCAGGTTATAAAGGTTCTAATGACTCAGCGGCAGGTTATAAAGGTTCTAATGACTCAGCGAAAGGTTATAAAGGTTCTGATGTCTCAGTGGCAGGTTATAAAGGTTCTGATGACTCAGCTGCAGGTTACAAAGGTTCTAATGACTCAGCTGCAGGTTACAAAGGTTCTAATGACTCAACGGCAGGTTATAAAGGTTCTAATGACTCAGCGACAGGTTATAAAGGTTCTGATGACTCAGCGGCAGGTTATAAAGATTCTAACGACTCAGTGGCAGGTTATAAAGGTTCTAATGACTCAGCGGCAGGTTGTAAAGGTTCTTATGACTCAGTGGCAGGTTATAAAGGTTCTAATGACTCAGCGGCAGGTTATAAAGGTTCTAATGACTCAGCGAAAGGTTATAAAGGTTCTAATGACTCAGCGAAAGGTTATAAAGGTTCTGATGTCTCAGTGGCAGGTTATAAAGGTTCTGATGACTCAGCTGCAGGTTACAAAGGTTCTAATGACTCAGCTGCAGGTTACAAAGGTTCTAATGACTCAGCTGCAGGTTATAAAGGTTCTAATGACTCAACGGCAGGTTATAAAGGTTCTTATGACTCAGCGGCAGGTTATAAAGGTTCTGATGATTAA
- the mtmr14 gene encoding LOW QUALITY PROTEIN: phosphatidylinositol-3,5-bisphosphate 3-phosphatase MTMR14 (The sequence of the model RefSeq protein was modified relative to this genomic sequence to represent the inferred CDS: deleted 1 base in 1 codon) → MVENKKVKFGLNVTSSEKADKAQRYADFTLLSVPYPGCEFFKDYKDRDYTAEGLVFNWNQDYVDAPLTIPMCFTQNLNIDWTRYQSWDLVEQTQNYLKLLLHIINSDDESGLLVHCISGWDRTPLFVSLLRLSLWADGAVHASLEPAEILYLTIAYDWFLFGHMLPDRLSKGEEIFFFCFNFLKHIVSEKFSAVKKQRRKNSHFKDSDFSVEDLCQLKSKDRGSATSLSSDFSLITEEVGGASSLTNDTVDLFTSQPQASSWRKGTTSSPQMVVWSKPLPLEEHLSHPLSEARSSSSSSSNQSEHGVTRTGSSPLAVPGRRLAADYTRSGSSLSTEYGSWQIVSGCGSIHDHAHFPPPLASASSTSSAVAAAYDSPLPFSFQDEGHSGRMCPFPSQRQARLEAVREVFLAAYSSTVGLKSSAPSPSGAITGLLEQFARGVGLRGTNAIV, encoded by the exons ggtgTGAGTTTTTTAAGGATTACAAAGACAGAGACTACACAGCAGAGGGTCTGGTGTTCAACTGGAATCAG GACTATGTGGACGCTCCTTTGACAATCCCCATGTGCTTTACTCAGAACTTGAACATTGACTGGACTCGATACCAG TCGTGGGACCTGGTGGAGCAGACCCAGAACtacctgaagctgctgctgcacatcaTCAACAGTGATG ATGAGAGCGGCCTCCTGGTGCACTGCATATCAGGCTGGGACCGGACGCCTCTGTTCGTGTCCCTCCTCAGGCTCTCCCTGTGGGCA GACGGCGCCGTGCACGCCAGCCTGGAGCCGGCCGAGATCCTGTACCTGACC ATCGCTTACGACTGGTTCCTCTTCGG TCACATGCTGCCAGATCGACTCTCCAAAGGGGAGGAG attttctttttttgcttcaATTTTTTGAAGCACATCGTCTCAGAGAAGTTCTCCGCTGTTAAGAAACAGAG GAGGAAGAACTCTCACTTCAAAGACAGTGATTTCTCTGTGGAAGATCTCTGCCAGTTAA AGTCGAAGGATCGCGGCAGTGCGACGAGTCTGAGCAGCGACTTCTCCCTCATCACTGAGGAGGTGGGCGGCGCCTCCAGCCTCACCAACGACACTGTGGACCTGTTCACCAGCCAACCCCAGGCCTCCAGCTG gaGGAAAGGCACCACCTCGTCTCCTCAGATGGTGGTGTGGAGTAAACCTCTCCCTCTGGAGGAGCATCTCTCTCATCCACTCAGCGAGGCCAGGtcttccagctcctcctcctccaaccaATCAGAACACGGCGTCACGCGCACCGGCAGCAGCCCGCTGGCTGTCCCTGGAAGAAG gtTAGCAGCAGACTACACCCGGTCCGGTTCCTCCCTCTCTACGGAGTACGGGAGCTGGCAGATAGTCTCGGGTTGCGGCAGCATCCACGACCACGCTCACTTCCCTCCACCTCTGGCCTCGGCCTCCTCCACCTCGTCTGCCGTGGCCGCCGCCTACGACTCCCCGCTGCCCTTCAGCTTTCAGGACGAGGGACACAGTGGACGAAT gtgtcCCTTCCCGTCTCAGCGTCAGGCCCGCCTGGAGGCGGTGCGTGAAGTCTTCCTGGCGGCCTACAGCTCCACCGTGGGCCTCAAGTCGTCGGCGCCGAGCCCGTCCGGCGCCATCACCGGCCTGCTGGAGCAGTTTGCCCGCGGGGTCGGCCTCCGGGGCACCAACGCCATCGTCTGA